Below is a window of Dietzia timorensis DNA.
CCTGGGCCAATCGAACCCAAGCGTTGCCGGCGACCTTTCTATCCATGTCGGTCTTGCTGTAGCCGAAGCTGCGGGCATCCTGCGTGGTGAAGACGTAGACGACCACATCGGCGCGAACGGTCACTCGAACGGTCACTCGGCTATCGTCGCCGATTCTTCTCGGAGGATGGGGGTGCTACTTCGGGGCGGAATCGTCGTGCGCGCCTACCTCGACGACGAAAAACACCGCGCGCGGCCGGAAACACATAGGCCAGCCGCAGTGAATCCGGCCGGACGTGTCGACGGCGCCCGGCGGCGATAGCGTGGACACCGATCCCACGACGCAGGAGGGCATGACATGGCCGAGCTCGACCGCTCCACAGTTCGCGCCGGCGACGGCGCCGAGCTCGCCGTCCAGCGACTCGGCGAGGGGCCGGCGCTGCTGATGCTGCCGGGTCAGTCGAATTCGCATCGCTGGTGGAACGGGCTGCGCGAGCACTTCGCCGACCGCTTCACCACAGTGACTTTCGACTACCGCGGCACCGGCACCACGCACGCGGAAGTGAGCCGCGACTCGATCAAGGGCTGGTCGACCACATCCTTTGCTGACGACGCACGCCACGTTCTCGCAGGCCTCGGGATCGAGCGAGCGCATATATACGGTGCGTCGATGGGCGGCCGGGTTGCGCAATGGCTTGCGGTCGACTCCCCGGACCTCGTTGATCGGCTCGTCCTCGCGTGCACCTCGCCGGGCGGTCCCGAGGCGACCGAACGCAGCGACGATGTGCGCAAGCGTCTCGGGCAGCGCGATCCCCAGGGGCGACTCGACACCCTCATCGACCTCTTCTACACACCCGAGTGGCGAGAAAAGGGGCTGCGAAGCTGTCTGCTCGGAGACGCGCAGATGTCCGGGCGGGCGCGTAGCGGGCACTTGCGCGTGAGCGGCGAGCATGATGCCTCGGCGAGGCTTGGTGAGATCTCGGCGCCCACGTTGATCATGCACGGCGACGACGATCTCATGGCGCCGGTCAGCAACGCTCACGTCCTTCACCGTCAGATCTCAGACGCCGATCTCTACATCCACCCCGGCGGCCGGCATGGTTTCTTCGACGAATTCTCGGACGAGGTGTCCGTCCGGATCGACGAGTTCCTCGGCTAGATGCGCGAGGAGGCGAGCGCGCTCGCATGCCGTGTGCCCTGCGCAATTTTATCGATCGTCGACCGGAGTTAATCCTGGATTCATGGCGACGCTGCTTTCCCGGTGCTCCGGCTCCATAGCGTGAGACCCCGTGTTCGCGGCCTTCTCGCGCCGCGTCGCCGACATCGAATCGCCCGGGAAAGGTCGAAATGAATAAGCGTCTGCTCACGTCCGGAATGCTCACCGCAGCCCTCGCTGCCACTTCGATGGTCGCCGCCGCGCCCGCCATCGCGCAGGCTGACGACCCGAAGGGCGTCGTCATTAACGAGGTCGAGTCGAACGCCGATCCTGTCGGCGACTGGGTCGAGCTCGCCAACCGCGACTCCGAGGAGAGCGTCGACATCTCCGGCTGGTCGATCCTGGATGATGACGACTCCCACGATCCGATCGTCTTCCCCGAGGGCACGACGATCGAGTCGGGCGGATACACGTCCATCTACACCGCCGAAACCCCAGACGGCTTCGGCCTCGGCGGGAACGATTCTGTCCGGCTTTTTGACGCCGACGGCGAGATCGTCGACGAGACGAGCTGGGAAGGCCACGCTGCGACGACGTGGGGCCGCATCCCGGACATGACCGGCGACTTCGCCGTCACCGGTGCGCCCACCAAGGACGGCATCAACACCGCCGAGGGCGAAGAGGACGACACCGAGACAAAGCCGTTCCCGGGCGGCGAGTTCAAGATCAAGGACCAGGATCTCGGCGGGGACTTCGCCGACGAGGACATGTCCGGCGTCGACTTCGACGACGAGGGCAATGCCTATGTCGTGAACAACGGCACGGGCACCCTGTACGTCCTGACCTACGACGCGGAGGCCGACGCCTACTCGGTGAAGCAGACCTTCGAGCTGAACTACCCGGATGGCGCCGGAACCCTCGACGCCGAGGGCGTGACCGTCAACCCCGACGGCAGCATCTACGTGGCCACCGAGCGCAATAACGACGACAGCAGCGTGAGCCGCCCGTCGCTGCTGCACTTCGAGCTCACCGAGAACGAAGAAGGCACGCTGGACGCCACTGAAGAGGTCTCCCTCAAGGAGTTCGTCGGCGAGATCGGCGCGAACGCCGGGCTCGAGGCCGTGGAGTACGTGCCGGAGATCGAGGGATACGCGGTTGGCGTCGAGGCCACCGGCGACGTCCTCTTCGTCACGATCGCTGACGGCAAGGCCACGCTGGTCGACACCTACGAGTCCCCGTTCGAGGGCGTCATGGCTCTCGACTACTCCGACGGCGTGCTCCGCGCGCTG
It encodes the following:
- a CDS encoding lamin tail domain-containing protein; its protein translation is MNKRLLTSGMLTAALAATSMVAAAPAIAQADDPKGVVINEVESNADPVGDWVELANRDSEESVDISGWSILDDDDSHDPIVFPEGTTIESGGYTSIYTAETPDGFGLGGNDSVRLFDADGEIVDETSWEGHAATTWGRIPDMTGDFAVTGAPTKDGINTAEGEEDDTETKPFPGGEFKIKDQDLGGDFADEDMSGVDFDDEGNAYVVNNGTGTLYVLTYDAEADAYSVKQTFELNYPDGAGTLDAEGVTVNPDGSIYVATERNNDDSSVSRPSLLHFELTENEEGTLDATEEVSLKEFVGEIGANAGLEAVEYVPEIEGYAVGVEATGDVLFVTIADGKATLVDTYESPFEGVMALDYSDGVLRALCDEVCQGRSVELTFDGEKFVSDGTIFDRPAGLDNFANEGFASFTDETGTRYLWADDGVADGVSLRSAFVPANPAGSIPDPLGSLGGDGSTENALPALGSLAIGGVAAGIALAVSNGAIQLPQI
- a CDS encoding alpha/beta fold hydrolase, which produces MAELDRSTVRAGDGAELAVQRLGEGPALLMLPGQSNSHRWWNGLREHFADRFTTVTFDYRGTGTTHAEVSRDSIKGWSTTSFADDARHVLAGLGIERAHIYGASMGGRVAQWLAVDSPDLVDRLVLACTSPGGPEATERSDDVRKRLGQRDPQGRLDTLIDLFYTPEWREKGLRSCLLGDAQMSGRARSGHLRVSGEHDASARLGEISAPTLIMHGDDDLMAPVSNAHVLHRQISDADLYIHPGGRHGFFDEFSDEVSVRIDEFLG